A region of the Gemmatimonadaceae bacterium genome:
CCGTTCCAGTCAGAGGATGAATTTCTCGATTACTGGTGAGGTTACGGTAGGACCAAGTCAGTGCGCGAAGACACATATGGGAACATCGCGGCATATCGCGCGATGAAAAAAGGAGGAGTCTAAATCGACGAAGTGTCGAATAGCGCGAGTTCCTCTGGTATCGGTTGAATGGAATGGGCCATTGGGCGCTCATCGATGTAGAATCGGGGAGCAACAACGAGAGCTTCTTCCATTTCGTTCCGCAGTGCTTCGGTCGGTCCAACGTGGTAGAAATGTTTAATGCACACCGTTGGGTATTCGGCGAAGTGTTTAGCGATGTGGACGTTTTGCCTGTACTTGTTTCCTTTCCAAGTGGAATAAGCAAAACCACCATCGAGCAACTTAAGCGATTGGGCTAGATCGTCGACATCTTGTGACTGCCATCGAGTAAAATAATCAGTGTGCCTGTCGTTATACGGCGGATCACAGTAGACGAAATCCTCACTGGTTGCTAACGCAACGCTGTCCCGCCAGTCGGCAACGACGAACTCCCATGCCTTACCGCGCATCATTTGAGAAACCCAAGCGACTTGGTTTACTATCTTCGTTATGTAAGCGGCAGCAAAACGATCTGGCTTCTTGCAAAAAGGGACATTGAAGCCACCCTTCTTGTTAAAACGCATTACGCCGTTAAAACACGCTCGGTTTAGGAATAAGAAGTCCAGTGGCGAGCCGAGCTCGTTAAACCGCGTCCGGACTTCATAATAGTGCGCGCCTTCCGTGGCGCTGAGCTGAGCACCTTCTCTCTCGAGGAACCCGCGAACCAATGTTGGAGAAAGCTCACCGGTCTGAACAGCCTGATAGAATCTGATCAAATGCTCATTCGTATCCGCCGCGATTGCGCGCAGCGGCCGAAGATTAAATAGAACGACCCCAGAACCTAGAAAGGGCTCAATCCATCGTCCGCTTGTAG
Encoded here:
- a CDS encoding Dam family site-specific DNA-(adenine-N6)-methyltransferase, giving the protein MRPEASQRVPVGVKTPPIKLQGIKTKIVPTIRKHVAWATSGRWIEPFLGSGVVLFNLRPLRAIAADTNEHLIRFYQAVQTGELSPTLVRGFLEREGAQLSATEGAHYYEVRTRFNELGSPLDFLFLNRACFNGVMRFNKKGGFNVPFCKKPDRFAAAYITKIVNQVAWVSQMMRGKAWEFVVADWRDSVALATSEDFVYCDPPYNDRHTDYFTRWQSQDVDDLAQSLKLLDGGFAYSTWKGNKYRQNVHIAKHFAEYPTVCIKHFYHVGPTEALRNEMEEALVVAPRFYIDERPMAHSIQPIPEELALFDTSSI